From one Mya arenaria isolate MELC-2E11 chromosome 4, ASM2691426v1 genomic stretch:
- the LOC128231997 gene encoding protein TSSC4-like produces MSVTLGRGVDIKQRYIDRMTMKTEEEKHENDADDVGFKFGNSGLNERCKDVFANLDALEARHKAFETKRAHDDWRRDEQLLTQQAIDDEPSGSEKPHSRRPVSDYHSRPRNTSADNRRPDREFRVPMPPRGRGRGQWRGRGRGVPDYKVHPERWTTYSLEDVDTSDASNKQAAFAFLNERKKLRETEQKETAVDLEENACSAGKITFTRRNKRETKAGYVEGQSVPREKQAGTVGRFEEGEEEEEGKSDDSEMKNPLKRQADGDLSECSASSRIKLDINDVTCGKSEEVGAECDSVQKPQFKSRGKAKKAFRSRQRTDDDDGDDS; encoded by the exons atgtcagtaacactcggaagaggagttgacattaaacagagataTATAGATAGG ATGACCATGAAAACTGAGGaggaaaaacatgaaaatgatgctgatgatgtgggATTTAAATTTGGAAATTCAGGTTTAAATGAGAG GTGCAAAGATGTATTTGCCAATCTTGATGCCCTGGAGGCCCGTCACAAGGCATTTGAGACGAAGCGAGCCCACGATGACTGGAGGAGAGATGAACAGCTTCTCACCCAGCAGGCCATTGATGATGAGCCCAGTGGCTCAGAGAAACCACATAGCAGAAGACCAG TGAGTGATTATCACAGCCGACCACGGAATACAAGTGCAGACAATCGCAGACCTGACAGAGAGTTCAGAGTTCCTAT GCCTCCACGTGGGCGTGGCCGGGGTCAGTGGAGGGGGCGGGGCAGAGGAGTACCAGATTATAAAGTCCACCCAGAACGCTGGACCACATACTCCCTTGAAGATGTTGACACAAGCGATGCCTCCAACAAACAGGCCGCATTTGCCTTCCTTAAT GAACGCAAAAAGTTGCGAGAAACAGAGCAGAAAGAGACAGCTGTTGACCTGGAGGAAAACGCCTGCTCCGCCGGAAAAATCACATTCACCCGACGAAATAAGCGGGAGACAAAAGCGGGATATGTGGAGGGTCAATCAGTCCCGCGGGAAAAACAAGCAGGAACAGTGGGCAGATTTGAAGAAGGTGAAGAGGAGGAGGAAGGAAAATCAGATGATAGTGAAATGAAAAATCCCCTCAAAAGACAGGCTGATGGTGATCTGTCAGAGTGCAGTGCAAGTTCTAGAATAAAACTTGATATTAATGATGTAACATGTGGTAAAAGTGAAGAAGTTGGTGCAGAATGCGACAGTGTACAAAAGCCGCAGTTTAAAAGCCGGGGTAAAGCCAAAAAAGCTTTTAGAAGTCGCCAGAGGACTGATGACGATGATGGTGATGACAGTTGA
- the LOC128232356 gene encoding uncharacterized protein LOC128232356: MSRVLHTSGFLLPPPKYSEALRYPKPDSFTTSPRQFNCQSVVNISDETYLFSNSSDPAEIPYTNLDSHNHSHGDTFGSKLKINACKKCNDGKPLILLEAIPETLASSGENCVEKTYAQLEVVAAGHTSFTTLKEGDTKAEVRAKNDCNSKELASQAMCGVGARDGCEGLAEVMGGMNHCREVASANAKVMPVPVNGMITPDKMMVETLLSEMSEINNDSLLVNGDIEDMNGDISDLDDFDDDLPPPPREVLEMECSMEPEAQTKQDLHDLAQVLSREATERRDSDSGSSEHAPLLQQPPDAQSNYPKDTFDENVDESIKYKRKVDNGHEYAESGYTESSQMEFREHLFNKSNDHAVDTVIYSEPEFSSSDISIKKSGGSPKSAIDMCQRTLKRTNNGMDHTVYELSPSESFCYSADNVQDDSKRLQEHSSNEAICRIGRSSSSLTEPTKKRQPLSRDTSVSFKKPLVVGPRGGERASVRVDMQPRDGEVEPADGEPLVTPNTHNSITSIPSNINLEDSRTYYKRKAADRGTLYCAIGGITVVAIIVFLLIYFA; encoded by the exons ATGTCGAGAGTTCTTCATACTTCAG gattTCTGTTGCCACCACCGAAATACAGCGAAGCACTAAGATATCCAAAACCAGACAGTTTTACAACAAGTCCCAGACAATTTAACTGCCAAAGTGTCGTCAATATAAGTGACGaaacatatttgttctcaaataGCTCAGATCCCGCGGAAATACCCTACACCAACTTAGACAGTCATAACCATAGTCATGGAGACACGTTTGGGTCTAAGCTTAAAATAAACGCATGTAAGAAGTGTAACGATGGTAAGCCTCTAATTCTATTAGAGGCCATACCTGAAACCCTGGCGTCGTCAGGGGAAAATTGTGTAGAGAAAACTTACGCGCAGTTGGAGGTGGTTGCTGCCGGGCACACAAGCTTTACGACCCTCAAAGAAGGGGATACTAAGGCGGAAGTACGTGCGAAGAACGATTGCAACTCAAAAGAGTTGGCCAGCCAGGCTATGTGCGGTGTTGGGGCGAGGGACGGCTGTGAAGGGTTGGCGGAGGTTATGGGAGGGATGAATCACTGCAGGGAGGTCGCTTCTGCCAATGCTAAAGTAATGCCTGTGCCAGTAAACGGCATGATCACTCCTGATAAAATGATGGTTGAAACGTTGCTTAGTGAGATGAGTGAAATCAACAATGACTCTCTTCTTGTCAATGGAGACATTGAGGACATGAACGGTGATATATCTGATTTAGATGATTTTGACGATGATTTGCCTCCGCCTCCAAGAGAAGTGCTGGAGATGGAATGTAGCATGGAACCAGAAGCCCAGACTAAACAAGATTTACATGATCTAGCACAAGTATTATCCCGAGAGGCAACAGAAAGGAGAGACAGTGACTCTGGTAGCAGTGAGCATGCACCTCTCTTACAACAACCACCTGATGCTCAATCAAATTATCCCAAAGATACTTTCGACGAAAATGTCGACGAGAGTATAAAGTACAAAAGAAAGGTTGATAATGGTCATGAATATGCTGAAAGCGGTTATACAGAATCTAGCCAAATGGAATTTAGGGAACATCTTTTTAACAAATCAAACGATCATGCTGTGGATACTGTTATTTATTCGGAACCGGAGTTTTCATCCTCAGATATATCGATAAAAAAATCCGGTGGATCGCCAAAAAGTGCAATCGACATGTGTCAGAGAACGCTTAAAAGAACTAACAACGGCATGGATCACACTGTGTATGAATTGAGTCCTTCAGAATCGTTCTGTTACTCTGCAGACAATGTGCAAGATGACAGTAAAAGGCTTCAAGAGCATTCGAGCAATGAAGCCATATGTAGAATAGGACGAAGTTCATCAAGTTTGACAGAGCCTACTAAGAAAAGACAACCCTTAAGCAGAGATACGAGTGTTTCGTTCAAGAAACCGCTAGTAGTTGGACCGCGGGGCGGAGAACGGGCGTCTGTCCGGGTAGATATGCAACCACGTGACGGTGAGGTGGAACCAGCGGACGGGGAGCCCCTGGTTACCCCAAACACCCACAACTCTATCACCTCCATACCTTCAAACATT AACCTGGAGGACAGCCGTACCTATTACAAGCGCAAGGCGGCTGACAGAGGGACGCTCTACTGCGCCATCGGGGGCATCACCGTCGTCGCCATCATCGTGTTCTTGCTCATCTACTTCGCATAG